CCTGTTTCTCGTATTGACGACGGACGCTGGCATCGGCGTGACTCTCGTGGGCGTCGTCGGCGGCATCGCCGCGGTCGGGTTCGGCGAACTCGACCGACACGAGGGGTCGATCGCTCAGGCCGACGTCCTGGCGATCATGTTCGCGATCATCGTCTTCCTCTCGATGACCATTACGTTCGTCCCCGGCGGGGCCGCCAGCCCCACGTTCTTGCTCGAGAGCGAGCCGGGCACGCTCGACGGCGCCGTCGACAGCGACCCCGATCGGTCGACAATTACCGGCAGCGTCGACCTCTCGCCGGAGGTTCACTTCACCGTCGTGACGGAGGAGCCGTCTTACTGGCGAACGGGGGTGTACGACCGCTACACGGGTGATTCGTGGGTCAGGAGCGGCCCGGACGCACCCTACGACGACGTCGGCCTTCCCGAACCGGACGGGGAGTACGAGACGGCCAAACACACGATTACCATCGAGCGCCAGTTCGGGGTGATGCCGGTCGCCACTAATCCGACCGCACTCGATGGCGACGTGACGGCACACACGCGCGTGTCCGACCACGGCCAGCCGATGCCCGACGGTCCGCTCATCGCCGGCGACACGTACAACGTCGAGAGCGCGGTCCTCGAGGCCGACCCCACTACCCTCAACGAGGCCGGGACGGAGTATCCCGAGCCGATCACGGAGTACTACCTCCAGATGCCCGAGAGTCGTTCGGACGAGTTCGCCGCGCGAACCGACGAGATCATCGCCGAATCCGACGCGGAGACGCCCTACGAGAAGGCCGCCGCTATCGAACGGTACTTCCAGGACGGCTACGACTACACCCTCGAGGTCGACCGGCCCGGTGGCAACGCCGCCGAGGAATTCCTGCTCGAGATGGACGAGGGCTACTGCGTCTACTTCGCGACGACGATGACCCAGATGCTGCGCTCGGAGGGAATCCCCGCCAGGTACGCCACCGGCTACACCACGGGCCAGCAAGTCGACGACAACGAGTACGTCGTCCGTGGTCTCGATGCCCACGCCTGGGTCGAGGTCTACTTCCCCGACCAGGGCTGGGTCGTCTTCGAGCCGACGCCCTCCTCGTCCCGGGACGCCACTCACCAGGAGCGACTCGAGCAGGCCCGCGAGGACAACGAATCAGGCGTCGACACGGACCAGAGCGAGGACGTTCCCGTCGACGGTCCGGAAGAGAACGAGTCGGTGCCCGACGTCGATGGCGACATCGACGATTTGCTCGATCCGAACGACACCAGCGACGACCCGTCGGGGAACGAGACGAACGACACCAACGACACCAACGATACCCCCGGCGGACCAGGCGGGCCCCAGGATCCGCTCCAGCCCGGCAACCCGTCTGAAGACGGCACGGGCGGCACCGGCGGCGTCGATTCGACCGACGAGGACGAGGAGGACCTGATCCCGTTCGCGCCCGGCGACCTCCTCGTCGGCGTCGCACTCCTGATCGGTCTCGCCGCCGGGGGCCATCGAGCGGGAGTCGGCTCGCTCGTGAGCCGCGAAGTCAGCCGCTACTGGCACGGCTTCCGCAGCGATCCCACCGAGGACACCGTCCGGGCCTACGAGCGTCTCGAACTCGTCCTCGCGCGTCGCTTCCGGCCCCGCAAACGCGGGGAATCGCGACGCCAGTACGTCGATTCGCTCGAGCGGGTCGGCCTGACAGACCCGCGTGCGAGACGCGTGTTGGAGTGTTACGAGCGGGCTCACTACGGCGGTGGGGTCGACGAAGCCACGGCCGACGAGGCCGTCTCGCTGGTCACGGCACTCGCCCGCGAACGGGCGCCGCTCGTCGGTCGGCTGTGGCGCTAGTGGCGTTCCAGGCCCGAACTGATGGGTGAAACCGATAGCGTTCGTCCGGCTTTACTCGTCAGTCGACGCCTGGAAGGGTAATGGATGGTCGAGCCTGGAGAAGAGACGAACCGACACCTCGTATCTGAAGTGATGAGACGAACCGTTATCTCGTATCCGAAGTGATGAGACGAACCGTTATCTCGTATCCGAAGTGATGAGACGGATCGATACCTCGTATTCAGTTCGTCCCATCCATCCGATCGATCAACGCCTCCTGGAACACTCGTTCGTCGTGATTACCAGAGCTGAACCCGCGGCATCCCACACTCTTCACAACAGACCGCGCTGTTGCCCTTGTACTCGGTTCGAACGAGCGAGCCAGCCCGACAGGACGGACAGGGTTCTCCCTCGAGAGCGACCAGTAACTGCCGCCCGTCGTCGATGCGTGTTGCCATAACGTGGGGGTCGCCTCCGCCGAGAGAAACGATTGGGCTTGCCAGTGCAGTCTCCTCACCGCCCCGCCGTGGATCAAAACAGGGTAACCCCTCGAGTCCAAACCTCAGCCGATGACGTTTCATCGGATTTCCCTCGGGAACACCGTCTTCGAGGGAGCCAACAACGCGTATCTGTTCGACGGCGAGGCGACCGTCCTGCTCGATACGGGCGTCGCCGTCCTGGACACCCGGGCCGAACTCGAGACGGGGCTTCGCGAGCAGGCGGTCGAGTTCACGGATCTCGACGCAATCGTCCTCACTCACTATCACGCCGACCACGCCGGACTCGCCGGCGAGATTCAGGCCGAAAGCGGGGCGACCGTCCACGCTCACGCCGCCGACGCACCGCTGATCGCCCACGACCAGGACGCCTGGACCGACCTCGAAACCCGCCAGCGACGACTGTTTGCGGACTGGGGTATGCCGAGTGACGCGCGCGAGGAACTCCTCGAATTTCTCGATACCGGCGAGGGGATGGGGATCTACGGCGAATCCGTCGACGTGACACCGTTCGAGGACGGTGACCACCTCTCGTTCGGCGACCTGGCGCTCGAGGTTCGCCACGCGCCTGGACACACGGCCGGCCTGAGCTGTTTCGTCCCCGCCGACGCACCCGACGAGGTCTACACCGGCGACGCCCTCCTCCCCGAGTACACCCCGAACGTCGGCGGCGCGGACGTCCGCCTCGAGGGAGCACTCTCGGCGTACGTGGAGACGCTCGAGGCGCTGATCGAGGCCGACTACTCGTGCGCCTGGCCAGGTCACCGCGATCCGATCGACGACCCCGCAGGACGTGCTCGCTACATCCTGACTCACCACGAAGAACGCGCCTACCGGGTCGCGAACGTGCTGGCCGACACCGGTCCCGCTGACGCCTGGACGATCAGCGCCCGTCTCTTCGGCGACCTCACCGACATCCACATCCTCCACGGACCCGGCGAGGCGTACGCCCACCTCGAGCACTTGCGTGAACACGGCGCCGTAACTGCCGACCGCGAGACGGGCGGGGCTGACAGCGATGCCGCGAGCATCCACTACCGACTCACCGACGACGGGCGAGCCCAACTCGAATCCCCGACCGACGACCGCTGGCCCCTCTCGGACGCCGTCCGCTGATCTCACATCTCGCCCCGTCCTGGACGAGCCGCTCGACGCGTGACTGTGTTCGAACTGGTCGCGTCAGTCCTCGGTGTAGATTAGTACGGGCCGGCCAGAGCCGTCGCTCACCGGTTAGCGCTCGATAAAATGAAAGTCAGTGGCGTCCCTTACAGGTCGCGGGGCTGGACCGTCTTCCGGTCGTTGTCTTCGGCACGTCGGGCAGCATCCTCGAGCAGCTCGGACACTTCCTCGTCGAGTGCTTCGTAGAAGTCCGAAGCGACGTTTTTGTCATCGAGTGCTTCCTTTACGGCGGCTTTGACGATAAGGTCTGCCATACAGAATACCCGTTCCCGTTTCCCTACTATAAAGGTTCTGTTTGTGAGCGGCGAATTCGGGCTCGAGCGGCCCGATAGAGCGTCTTTACGCACACTACCCACCAGAAAGTATATGTCGAATGAAGTTCCGGGGACCGTCGGACCCCCTCGAATCGGCCCAAACTGCCCTCGAACGCGCTCGCGCGCGCTCTCGAGACGGCCTACCGCCATCCCGGCTGAAGAACGGCGGCCCCGTTCACGGCGTTCGTGGATGTTGGACGACCTCACTGTGGAGGACGACCTCACCGTGGAGGACGACTGCACCGATGGGACCATTCGATCGCGATGGACGTTTCATCTCGTATAACCGCCTGATCTGGTCAGCGATATCACTGAGACGGTTCCGATTCGAACGACCGACGAACCGCTCGTAGTACGGGACAGTGGCTATCAGGACTGGGAGAGACTGGCCGAAGGAGAAACTCACTCGTACACGAAGTACCAACGTGAGAAGAGCCTAGGCCGGGACATATACGAAAGGTTCAATGTCCCACTTATTAAAGATACCCCAATCAACACATGCCGGACATCCGAAAGCAGATCACGAACTTGCACGAAAGGATCCAGGAATCTAATGACATCAGTGAGAAAGATAAGGAACTTCTCATTGCGTTCAGCGACGAACTCGACCTCCTCAAATCCAAATATTCTGACCATCGTCACAACAAACTCCTCCGCCACTGCACCATCATGGCTGAAGAAGCCGGGGAGCTTACCGCGGCACTCGAGGACGAAGACGCCGCGAAAGATATCGTCCGCTGGATCAACCGGACGTACGACAACGAGTACACGAATCACGACTACCGAACGGCCCTTCGCGTCTTCGGCAAACGCGTCACCGAAGGCGGAGACTATCCATCGAGTATCGAGTGGGTTCCGTCCGGGACCTCGAGCAGCCACGATCCTGTTCCCGACCCGGCAGACATGCTCGAGTGGGAAGCAGATATCATACCGATGGTTGACGCAGCGAGAAACTCCCGAGATGCCGCACTCATCACCGTCGCCTTCGACGCGGGGCCTCGAGCGGACGAGCTTCGTAATCTCTCGGTCGGCGACGTGAGTGATGGCGAACACGGACTCCGGATCTGGGTCGACGGGAAGACCGGACAGCGCTCGGTCGATCTCATACCCAGTGTACCGTATCTCAAGCGTTGGCTTAGTGACCATCCAGCACCGGAAGATAGTACAGCGCCACTCTGGTCGAAGCTGAACACCGCTGATGGAATCAGCTATCGGCAGTTCCTGAACTGTTTCAAAGACGCCGCTAAACGAGCCGGCGTCACCAAATCGGTCACCCCGACCAATTTCAGAAAGTCCAACGCGACCTACCTCGCGCGCAAAAGCATGAATCAGGCGTTCATCGAGGATCGCCAAGGACGAAAGCGTGGGAGCGACGCCACTGCTCACTACGTCGCTCGCTTCGGAACCGATAGCGAAGCCGAGTACGCCCGACTCCACGGTCTCGAGGTCGACGAAGAGGAACCCGAGCCGATCGGCCCAGTCGAATGTCCTCGGTGTACCAAGGAAAACCCCCCTCACGAGAGTAAGTGTGTCTGGTGTGGCCAGGTGCTCGAGTACGATGCGGTCGATTCGATCGAAGAGGCACAACGAGACGTCCGGGACGTTGTCCTCCGTCTTGCTAGTGATGACCCCGAAATCCTCACTGACTTCCAACGGAACCGTGAGTTGATGGATCTCTTCGAAAGTGATCCCGATCTCTACGAAGAAGCACAGGAGTTCGTCGAGAGTCTGCCCGACGAATAACGTCATTCGAGGTCGCGCTTTATTCGGTCTAGTTCCGCTTGCACCCGATCGATGGTCTCGACGTTCCCGCTGTTCGCTAGAACCGTTAGTGCGTACGCGCGTGACTCGGAATCTCCGTACGCCAGGAGCCGGCTCAGGAGATCAGTATTCGATTCCGCATAGCGGCGGATTTCGGCGTTACTCATCGGATCACCGCCGTGGTGGGTGGTGTAGTCAGTATGCGGTTCTGCAGTCCCTGAATGCGAGGTGTGTTCGTTGGCATTCTGTTGAGTCTGATTTTCGTATGGTGGTGTGTGGCTGATCTCGAGAGGGTAGAGAGTCTTGCCAGTCACTGACTGGTAGTGATACTCTCGGCCCGATCGAGCGGTCGGTATTGGTCAGAGCCAGAATGGCTCTGTTCAACCGTCTCCGTTCTATCTTCCTGCAACCCAGTGTTGCGGACTTGTACAGGTAGATCGACTCGGACAGACGTATTAAATTCTCACTTCTTGTGGAGGGTGTACTTTCCCCTCAAAAAGCGATAGACTGCATCGCCTAGTTGGTCAATTTGCATAATAATCCAATCCAGATATAATAGGGTGAATTAGCAACTATTCAGATTGAATATTCGCGATCAAAATTGGTGCGCGCGAGGAATTGGTTCTGGCGAATGCTATCCAGTAAGTCCGAATAGGGGTTATCTAACAATATATCTATCACAAGGAGTGACTATATGAGCGAGGCTCGCCAACTCTTTTGGAAAGAACTCAACAATTCGATTAGACGAAGACCCAATACCCCACTTCGTGAAACGACTCGAGCTGATTCAGAGAACGACAACTGGAGACCACAACGTCATTTGACGGATTCGGTTGGCTACAGTTTCAATCTCCCAATGCGAGACAATGAGATCATGGTGTACCTCGTAGCCCGAAGAACACGGAATAGGGAAGCTATTTTTGAACATCTCAGTGAATACCAGGAAGAAATTGCGGGGGCATTCGAGGAACCGTTAGAATGGAGACCGTCTGATGGAATCTACAAGCTCATTCTCAGGCGGAAAGCCGATCTTGAAAATAGAAGAGATGAATGGGAGAATTACTGTGACTGGTTGATCGATCGGGCCGAAAGGCTCTATTTTGCTACTGGCCCCTACCTCGCCGGTTTCGATGCGAAGAAGTGAGTGTTGCTAAAATTACCAACTCCACCAACTTCACCAACTCCTCGTAATGGTCAACGGATGGTTTGCAATCGGGCAGCATCGAACTCTATGCCAGGATGGAATGATCTCCCTGGCCCCAATGTTATTCGACCTCGTACTGGGATCCGTTAAATCGCGAAAAGACGCATCTGAGTCGCCTGAGGTGCATGAAATTACAGTCTAATGGGGGAGAGTCAAGTGATGATAGCCGACTAGCGGTAGTCGGGATTCTTCGATCACATTACCGTTCTCCCAGTTCGAAGGTTGAATGGTCGTTGAGAAGGGCCATATTGACTTTACAACCCGACTAGGAGGAGTCGGGTCTGGAGTTAGCGTTCTATCGCGAAAACAGACACCTCAGTCGATCGAAATAGTCGTATTCGAATTTACGACGACGACAACAAAAATCTCCCGGCTCGACACGAGTCTAAGTACCGATCTTATCGACTATATCGACTCGGGTAACGAGATGTACTCCCTCGGAGACGTTATGGTGTAATCTAGCGGGAGCAATATCGACTACAGGTAGTCGGGTTCTGAGTTCCCCGCTTTATCGCGAAAACCAGTATTTCGGTCGGTCCAAATAGCCATATTCGGATCTACGAGGATCCCAAGAAATAGCCATTATGTGCCCCGGTACGTTACCGATTCTAATGACCGACCTCGTCTACTACCATCATCCCGACGACGAGTAATATTCACTCGCGTACGTGACGCTCGACCGCGACGAGATCGACCCCGACGATGGGAAGGTCGAAAGCTACCAACTCGAGGAAACGGTGCATGTCCTCTACACTAACTCCGGGGCGAGTGGGACAGTCAACGATCCTACCGGAATAGTTCTAAGACCACCCTCTACCCTATACTATCGCCGTGTTGGTTAGGCGGGGTTCAGCATCCGATCAAGCATCTTTCGCCCGTGGCTTTTGTCGGAGTAGAGGGTATCGAAAACCTCTTCGACAGCGATGTAATCTATGCTGTCCTTAGTTTTCGGTTCGTATTCAGCAGGTCCAAATAACACCAACCGAGCGTTCTCATCAGCGTAATTCCGTAGCCTTTGGATCTTCGATTCCAGTTTATTCGTATCTGACTCTTGGGTTACTTGAGCAAGAATACGTTCGCTCGCTGTACCGCCGACAATATCCACGTCACGGAGGGTTCGACCGACGGGAAGCGTCGGGAAATACCCCTCAAATTGCACCCGTAGGAATTCGTTGCAGGCAACCTCTAACTGCTCAGAGGAAAGTGATCCGACTTCTGCTGGGAGTTGTCCCTCTCGGACTACGGCCCGTACCTGGTCTTCTGCAGCCTTCCACCGGCAGAGAGAGTGACCTTGTGGGCGCACTGCAGAAAGAACAGGATGGTCTTTAAACGATACAACGTGTATCATCTCATCATCCATCGAGAGGGTTTTGAATATGCTATCGCCAACGTCTTCCCCAACTGGCTTTGAACCCGGAGGAACGACACCGATCAACATCTCATCTGAGTGAATATCGTAGTCGTTGCCGTAGTAAGCAGCTATAATAACACCTCTTTCACCGAAATCGTTTAACCGCTGAATTTCACTTTGAGCGGTCGAGTTGTCATAATCCGAGGGGTCGGTACTGTATTTTTCACCCCAATGCAAGCCTACCTTCCGTTGGTTCCATAACTTTCTAACGTCCTC
This region of Natronosalvus halobius genomic DNA includes:
- a CDS encoding transglutaminase TgpA family protein, giving the protein MSTRTVPNSIATSLEGSTTTLFRTLALAGVLVLLAAIVFTLSEITRTVGGTQSLYLLVLTMVIAATILAHAIRPRTALAIGLGATAIGFLYYLEAAGYNPGAAAAQADKFISDTITLATGMPLIQMLEAGIWTLGFAPAPVFLTWYLAMRERYVLSVVPGGVALLFLVLTTDAGIGVTLVGVVGGIAAVGFGELDRHEGSIAQADVLAIMFAIIVFLSMTITFVPGGAASPTFLLESEPGTLDGAVDSDPDRSTITGSVDLSPEVHFTVVTEEPSYWRTGVYDRYTGDSWVRSGPDAPYDDVGLPEPDGEYETAKHTITIERQFGVMPVATNPTALDGDVTAHTRVSDHGQPMPDGPLIAGDTYNVESAVLEADPTTLNEAGTEYPEPITEYYLQMPESRSDEFAARTDEIIAESDAETPYEKAAAIERYFQDGYDYTLEVDRPGGNAAEEFLLEMDEGYCVYFATTMTQMLRSEGIPARYATGYTTGQQVDDNEYVVRGLDAHAWVEVYFPDQGWVVFEPTPSSSRDATHQERLEQAREDNESGVDTDQSEDVPVDGPEENESVPDVDGDIDDLLDPNDTSDDPSGNETNDTNDTNDTPGGPGGPQDPLQPGNPSEDGTGGTGGVDSTDEDEEDLIPFAPGDLLVGVALLIGLAAGGHRAGVGSLVSREVSRYWHGFRSDPTEDTVRAYERLELVLARRFRPRKRGESRRQYVDSLERVGLTDPRARRVLECYERAHYGGGVDEATADEAVSLVTALARERAPLVGRLWR
- a CDS encoding HVO_A0556 family zinc finger protein, with product MATRIDDGRQLLVALEGEPCPSCRAGSLVRTEYKGNSAVCCEECGMPRVQLW
- a CDS encoding MBL fold metallo-hydrolase, with amino-acid sequence MTFHRISLGNTVFEGANNAYLFDGEATVLLDTGVAVLDTRAELETGLREQAVEFTDLDAIVLTHYHADHAGLAGEIQAESGATVHAHAADAPLIAHDQDAWTDLETRQRRLFADWGMPSDAREELLEFLDTGEGMGIYGESVDVTPFEDGDHLSFGDLALEVRHAPGHTAGLSCFVPADAPDEVYTGDALLPEYTPNVGGADVRLEGALSAYVETLEALIEADYSCAWPGHRDPIDDPAGRARYILTHHEERAYRVANVLADTGPADAWTISARLFGDLTDIHILHGPGEAYAHLEHLREHGAVTADRETGGADSDAASIHYRLTDDGRAQLESPTDDRWPLSDAVR
- a CDS encoding DUF1931 family protein, giving the protein MADLIVKAAVKEALDDKNVASDFYEALDEEVSELLEDAARRAEDNDRKTVQPRDL
- a CDS encoding tyrosine-type recombinase/integrase → MAEEAGELTAALEDEDAAKDIVRWINRTYDNEYTNHDYRTALRVFGKRVTEGGDYPSSIEWVPSGTSSSHDPVPDPADMLEWEADIIPMVDAARNSRDAALITVAFDAGPRADELRNLSVGDVSDGEHGLRIWVDGKTGQRSVDLIPSVPYLKRWLSDHPAPEDSTAPLWSKLNTADGISYRQFLNCFKDAAKRAGVTKSVTPTNFRKSNATYLARKSMNQAFIEDRQGRKRGSDATAHYVARFGTDSEAEYARLHGLEVDEEEPEPIGPVECPRCTKENPPHESKCVWCGQVLEYDAVDSIEEAQRDVRDVVLRLASDDPEILTDFQRNRELMDLFESDPDLYEEAQEFVESLPDE
- a CDS encoding DUF4268 domain-containing protein — encoded protein: MSEARQLFWKELNNSIRRRPNTPLRETTRADSENDNWRPQRHLTDSVGYSFNLPMRDNEIMVYLVARRTRNREAIFEHLSEYQEEIAGAFEEPLEWRPSDGIYKLILRRKADLENRRDEWENYCDWLIDRAERLYFATGPYLAGFDAKK